One window from the genome of Aminivibrio pyruvatiphilus encodes:
- the trpS gene encoding tryptophan--tRNA ligase has translation MNQRVFSGMRPTGQLHLGHLAGALTNWIKLQDGYDCFYSIVDWHALMSDYADSSKIESNCREVLIDWLSSGLDPEKCVIFVQSHVPQHAELHLALSMVTPLGWLQRCPTYKEQIINIQNKDLSNYAFLGYPVLMAADILLYKAGIVPVGEDQSAHLEIAREMVRRFNGFFGEVLVEPQIMLTPTPKVPGTDGKKMSKSYGNSINLADSPEDVWNKLRTMVTDPAREKRTDPGDPEKCPVWDIHKVFNNSDSEKAEIAEGCRTAGIGCVDCKKKLKVHVERVMNPIREKRAYYEKNPDLLGDILREGAVKAGAVARKTMDEVVAALGFVRRG, from the coding sequence ATGAACCAGCGTGTTTTCAGCGGAATGAGACCCACAGGACAGCTCCACCTTGGGCATCTTGCGGGAGCCCTGACGAATTGGATCAAGCTCCAGGATGGGTATGATTGCTTCTACAGCATTGTTGACTGGCATGCCCTCATGTCGGACTATGCCGACAGCTCCAAAATAGAATCAAACTGCAGGGAGGTCCTTATCGACTGGCTTTCCTCCGGCCTTGACCCTGAAAAGTGCGTCATTTTCGTTCAGTCCCACGTCCCCCAGCACGCGGAGCTGCATCTTGCCCTTTCCATGGTCACACCGCTCGGCTGGCTCCAGAGATGCCCCACGTACAAGGAACAGATCATCAACATACAGAACAAGGACCTCAGCAATTATGCTTTCCTCGGATACCCTGTCCTCATGGCGGCGGACATTCTTCTGTACAAGGCGGGGATCGTGCCCGTGGGCGAGGATCAGAGCGCCCACCTGGAAATTGCCAGGGAAATGGTGCGGAGATTCAACGGCTTTTTCGGGGAGGTCCTGGTCGAACCCCAGATCATGCTGACCCCCACTCCGAAGGTTCCCGGAACGGACGGCAAGAAAATGAGCAAATCCTACGGAAATTCGATCAACCTTGCCGACAGCCCTGAGGATGTCTGGAACAAACTGCGGACCATGGTGACCGACCCTGCCCGGGAAAAACGCACCGACCCCGGCGATCCGGAAAAATGCCCTGTCTGGGATATCCACAAGGTCTTCAACAACAGCGACAGTGAAAAAGCCGAGATAGCGGAGGGCTGCAGGACCGCAGGCATCGGCTGCGTGGACTGCAAGAAGAAGCTGAAGGTTCATGTGGAGAGGGTAATGAACCCCATACGGGAGAAACGGGCATATTACGAAAAAAATCCCGATCTTCTCGGGGACATCCTCAGGGAGGGAGCAGTGAAGGCCGGGGCTGTCGCCCGCAAAACCATGGACGAGGTTGTGGCCGCCCTGGGATTCGTCCGGAGAGGGTAG
- the scpB gene encoding SMC-Scp complex subunit ScpB, producing MSEGISDTGRRIQAILFVAGTPVAAAELAEVLSLPLSIISGEIRRLGDFLRRTGSGLLLQETAGGWRMVTAEDVADTVSLFRDTAQTQKIRLSRAAVETLAVIAYNQPVTRSEVEDIRGVRCERVIETLLSHGMIRIAGRKKGTGSPLLYRTTDLFLETFGLSSISELPTLEELQELAPPPEEKPRKESAGQPKEIGDGGEGMICRE from the coding sequence GTGTCTGAAGGCATTTCCGACACCGGCCGAAGGATTCAGGCGATCCTCTTCGTCGCCGGAACTCCTGTTGCGGCTGCGGAACTTGCAGAGGTCCTGTCCCTGCCTCTTTCAATCATCTCAGGAGAAATACGGCGACTCGGAGACTTCCTCAGGAGGACCGGATCGGGGCTTCTCCTCCAGGAAACTGCAGGAGGATGGCGGATGGTGACGGCAGAGGACGTGGCCGATACAGTCTCCCTGTTCCGCGATACAGCCCAGACGCAGAAGATCCGCCTGAGCAGGGCAGCGGTCGAAACGCTGGCCGTGATCGCCTACAACCAGCCGGTGACCAGGAGCGAAGTGGAGGACATCCGGGGGGTCAGGTGCGAACGGGTGATTGAAACACTCCTTTCTCACGGGATGATCAGAATCGCCGGAAGAAAAAAAGGCACCGGCTCACCGCTGCTCTACAGGACCACGGACCTCTTTCTGGAGACCTTCGGCCTTTCCTCCATTTCAGAACTTCCCACCCTTGAGGAGCTTCAGGAACTTGCGCCGCCGCCCGAAGAAAAGCCCCGGAAGGAATCGGCCGGTCAGCCGAAAGAAATCGGGGACGGCGGAGAGGGGATGATCTGCCGTGAATGA
- a CDS encoding Veg family protein, which translates to MATITSIREQVALYKGLKVRYRTAKGRRKVEERQGVILETYPNLFTLYVESQDSKVSFSYAELLTREVELELLSGSRN; encoded by the coding sequence ATGGCGACAATAACTTCGATCCGTGAACAGGTTGCGTTGTACAAGGGATTGAAAGTCCGGTACAGGACAGCCAAGGGGCGCCGCAAGGTTGAAGAACGCCAGGGAGTCATCCTGGAAACCTATCCGAACCTCTTTACCCTTTACGTCGAATCTCAGGATAGCAAGGTATCCTTCAGCTATGCGGAGCTTTTGACCCGCGAGGTAGAACTGGAGCTTCTTTCCGGAAGCAGGAACTGA
- a CDS encoding segregation and condensation protein A — MVPNHNLSGFQAEVSGFSGPFDLLCYLVENRQLDAAGISVGQAVRIYGAYLANTRRVSVAVVSEFLTLAASLVLNKIRFLLPGKAGGQEDDQSGMEDEPLDGYDVEEKLSRYRPYRKAAFFLWNRKEKQDFVFFRPSSGEEGQSWDLGDLYGLCSLWWDLLEEKRSSGSSGKLSWMDREDDWEGMPVPLPDEEQIDMKISEIMGILKKSPAFSFSGLLGNGRNVGVFVVTLLSLLEMSRMGRIRIVQEELFRDVLIYSV, encoded by the coding sequence GTGGTTCCGAACCACAACCTGAGCGGTTTTCAGGCGGAGGTAAGCGGTTTTTCCGGCCCTTTCGACCTGCTATGCTACCTGGTGGAAAACAGACAGCTCGATGCGGCCGGTATTTCCGTCGGTCAGGCCGTCAGGATCTACGGAGCCTACCTGGCCAACACGAGGCGGGTCTCCGTTGCCGTGGTCTCCGAATTTTTGACCCTGGCGGCCTCTCTGGTGCTGAACAAGATCAGGTTCCTTCTCCCGGGGAAAGCCGGAGGGCAGGAAGATGACCAGTCCGGCATGGAAGATGAACCCCTTGACGGGTACGATGTGGAGGAAAAACTTTCCCGGTACAGGCCATACCGGAAAGCAGCCTTTTTCCTTTGGAACAGGAAGGAAAAGCAGGATTTCGTTTTTTTCCGTCCTTCCTCCGGGGAAGAAGGACAATCCTGGGACCTCGGCGACCTCTACGGACTGTGCAGTCTCTGGTGGGACCTTCTGGAAGAAAAAAGGTCCTCCGGTTCTTCGGGAAAGCTCTCCTGGATGGACAGGGAAGATGACTGGGAAGGAATGCCTGTTCCGCTGCCGGATGAGGAGCAGATCGACATGAAGATTTCGGAGATAATGGGGATTCTCAAAAAATCCCCGGCGTTCTCCTTCTCGGGCCTTCTCGGAAACGGCAGAAACGTGGGCGTTTTCGTCGTGACGCTTCTTTCCCTGCTCGAAATGAGCAGAATGGGGCGAATCCGCATCGTACAGGAGGAGCTGTTCAGGGATGTGCTCATATACAGTGTCTGA
- a CDS encoding Nif3-like dinuclear metal center hexameric protein, which translates to MRVKDLLRNLDAMVPFSWAEEWDNSGLITGNPESPVTGVAVCLDPTPEAMEYAAENGCSVLVSHHPLIFSPLKKIDVSTCTGKAVAFALKKDIAVISMHTNWDSSPRGVNAAIAGALGLESVCPLVPSASGAWGLGALGNLPAAMTGQELGQMIRSVLKLSRLDLYGAPHRSVNRLALCGGSGGSLWGGAKASGADAYFTSDVKYHERLEALEGGLLLLIGDHGEAESFSLEALAGTVSEASGSGVPVFRGMPRAPVVIG; encoded by the coding sequence ATGCGAGTGAAGGATCTTCTCAGGAACCTTGACGCCATGGTTCCTTTCAGCTGGGCGGAGGAGTGGGACAATTCGGGACTCATCACGGGAAATCCCGAGTCTCCGGTGACGGGGGTCGCGGTATGCCTCGACCCGACTCCGGAAGCCATGGAATATGCGGCCGAAAATGGATGCTCCGTCCTGGTGAGCCACCATCCTCTCATCTTTTCCCCGCTGAAAAAGATTGATGTTTCCACCTGCACCGGAAAGGCCGTCGCCTTCGCGCTGAAAAAAGACATTGCCGTGATCTCCATGCATACAAACTGGGATTCGAGCCCGAGAGGCGTCAACGCCGCCATAGCCGGGGCCCTGGGACTGGAGTCCGTCTGCCCCCTTGTTCCCTCAGCCTCCGGTGCATGGGGACTCGGAGCCCTGGGAAATCTTCCAGCAGCTATGACAGGGCAGGAACTGGGGCAGATGATCCGTTCCGTGCTGAAGCTCTCCCGTCTCGACCTCTACGGCGCCCCCCACCGTTCAGTGAACAGGCTCGCACTGTGCGGAGGCTCCGGTGGCAGCCTGTGGGGCGGAGCGAAAGCTTCCGGGGCTGACGCCTACTTCACATCAGATGTGAAGTACCACGAAAGGCTGGAGGCCCTTGAGGGAGGACTTCTTCTCCTCATTGGAGATCACGGGGAAGCAGAGTCGTTTTCTCTCGAGGCACTGGCCGGGACTGTTTCCGAAGCCTCAGGATCCGGAGTTCCTGTTTTCAGAGGCATGCCCCGTGCCCCTGTCGTCATAGGCTGA
- the selB gene encoding selenocysteine-specific translation elongation factor produces MDRREISLVLGTAGHIDHGKTTLVKAITGVDCDRLSEEKKRGITIELGFAPLVLDDGRIVSIVDVPGHERFIRQMVAGASGIDGVLLVVAADEGVMPQTREHLEILKLLGVKDGLVAVTKTDSVDEEFLELALEDVRDFLRGSFLEGKPVIPVSALSGTNLSLLREELGSLVDRIRPRPRKGPFFLPIDRTFPVAGFGAVVTGTAYRGEISVGMEAAALPSGSEGRIRSVQVHGAGVQTAWAGQRVAVSVAGISSDGLSRGDVLCAKGVYRTTRCFECELRLLESAGEPVRHWQRVRLHIGTSDVVARIALLENPLLQPGETAPAQIVAEEDIVCLVDQRFVLRRYSPLETIAGGRVLFPYAAKPKGRKARTSCIERVRDLAAVHDPEERLLALVRSFSMLELSDGALFIQESPGETARLAEKLRKREDIVFLQGEKKLLLSRECFLRLAGNVEAFLGSYHDSHPSQKGAPPDVTALSSLKSFDSRTAKAFLEALVSGGSVVLTEEGLLRLGNFLPRDDEAFERRSAGILSLCRERGFQPPVISEAREILAIGEEAFSTLLNGMRETGMVSVVSGEFLLSAEVENELLRILLREKDGITLARVRDITGSSRKFILPLLEYLDAKGFTRRAGEKRVLLASKLPREISGP; encoded by the coding sequence GTGGACCGCCGGGAAATTTCCCTTGTGCTCGGAACGGCAGGTCATATCGACCATGGAAAGACAACCCTCGTGAAAGCCATAACCGGGGTTGACTGCGACCGCCTCAGCGAGGAAAAAAAGCGGGGAATAACCATCGAGCTCGGATTCGCCCCCCTCGTCCTTGACGACGGCAGGATTGTCAGCATTGTGGATGTCCCCGGTCATGAACGGTTTATCCGCCAGATGGTGGCCGGAGCCTCCGGAATTGACGGGGTGCTTCTCGTGGTGGCCGCCGACGAGGGGGTAATGCCCCAGACAAGGGAACATCTCGAGATACTGAAACTCCTCGGCGTAAAGGACGGGCTTGTCGCCGTGACGAAAACGGACTCTGTGGATGAGGAATTCCTGGAGCTCGCCCTTGAGGATGTCCGTGATTTCCTTCGCGGTTCATTCCTGGAAGGAAAACCGGTAATACCCGTTTCCGCACTTTCCGGGACGAACCTTTCTCTTCTCCGGGAGGAACTCGGGAGTCTTGTGGACCGAATCCGCCCGAGGCCCAGGAAAGGCCCTTTCTTCCTTCCCATTGACCGGACATTCCCCGTGGCGGGTTTCGGCGCCGTGGTCACCGGGACTGCCTACAGGGGGGAAATATCCGTCGGCATGGAAGCCGCGGCTCTCCCCTCAGGTAGCGAAGGCAGGATCCGCAGCGTGCAGGTGCACGGAGCCGGTGTCCAGACGGCCTGGGCCGGACAGAGGGTCGCTGTGAGCGTCGCGGGGATTTCTTCCGATGGGCTGTCCAGGGGTGATGTCCTCTGCGCAAAGGGTGTCTACAGGACCACGCGGTGTTTCGAGTGCGAACTCCGTCTGCTTGAGAGCGCCGGAGAGCCGGTTCGTCACTGGCAGAGAGTACGCCTGCACATCGGGACCTCCGATGTGGTGGCCCGTATCGCCCTTCTCGAAAATCCCCTGCTCCAGCCTGGAGAGACCGCTCCGGCCCAGATCGTCGCCGAGGAGGATATCGTCTGCCTCGTGGACCAGCGCTTCGTCCTGCGGAGATACAGCCCCCTTGAGACCATCGCCGGCGGGAGAGTCCTGTTTCCCTACGCCGCCAAGCCCAAGGGCAGAAAAGCCAGGACCTCATGCATTGAAAGGGTACGGGACCTTGCCGCGGTCCACGACCCTGAAGAAAGGCTCCTTGCGCTGGTCAGGTCTTTTTCCATGCTGGAGCTTTCCGATGGAGCCCTCTTTATCCAGGAATCCCCCGGAGAAACTGCCCGCCTGGCGGAGAAGCTCAGGAAGAGGGAAGACATTGTGTTTCTCCAGGGGGAAAAAAAGCTCCTTCTTTCCAGGGAATGCTTTCTTCGGCTGGCGGGGAACGTGGAAGCCTTCCTCGGGTCCTACCACGACTCCCATCCGTCCCAGAAGGGTGCTCCTCCTGACGTGACAGCCCTTTCCTCTCTCAAATCCTTCGATTCGAGAACGGCGAAGGCTTTTCTCGAAGCCCTCGTTTCAGGCGGTTCCGTGGTACTCACGGAAGAAGGGCTTCTCCGCCTGGGAAATTTTCTGCCGAGAGACGACGAGGCCTTTGAAAGACGGTCCGCCGGGATCCTTTCCTTGTGCAGGGAAAGAGGATTCCAGCCTCCCGTGATTTCTGAGGCGAGAGAGATCCTCGCCATCGGAGAGGAGGCTTTTTCTACACTGCTCAACGGCATGCGGGAAACGGGCATGGTTTCCGTTGTGTCCGGAGAGTTTCTTCTTTCAGCGGAGGTGGAGAATGAGCTTCTCCGTATCCTCCTCCGGGAGAAAGACGGCATCACCCTGGCCCGGGTACGGGATATCACGGGGAGTTCGAGAAAATTCATTCTCCCGTTGCTCGAATATCTTGATGCGAAGGGGTTCACCCGGAGAGCGGGAGAGAAAAGGGTCCTTCTCGCGTCAAAGCTCCCCCGGGAAATTTCCGGTCCCTGA
- the hemW gene encoding radical SAM family heme chaperone HemW — MRKNSSLSHEIGSSLGDLSGPFSVYIHIPFCLRKCPYCSFFSVPATPGESEKYLDLLKKEILFYRAFLGEKSEASTLYFGGGTPTMLSPGQWEDLLSFLEENIPVSPCAEITVEANPESFSERHAAVWKKRRVSRVSIGVQSFSDGDLLWLGRPHDASKACEAVRTAVLGGFSVSADLMFGLRDQTLRSWAGSVKTALGLGVDHISLYQLSIDEGCRWNSSPPSGRTDGYPFYRWSQWYLPRKGFSQYEIASFSLPGRHSRHNTAYWRRDPVLGLGAGAWGFLGEKRYRNEGSLEGYASSVRAFGGSVAGMESVSGEKAAREAAVLLLRTQWGIPFDAFSHKYGQAILDSIQDTLRREAPADCFSESPGSLSLTPKGMRVANALWSLIV; from the coding sequence ATGAGGAAAAATAGCTCCCTTTCACACGAAATCGGTTCTTCTCTGGGAGACCTTTCCGGACCCTTTTCTGTCTACATCCATATTCCCTTCTGCCTCCGGAAATGCCCTTACTGTTCTTTTTTCAGCGTTCCCGCAACACCCGGGGAGAGCGAAAAATACCTGGATCTGCTGAAAAAGGAGATCCTCTTTTACCGGGCATTCCTCGGGGAGAAATCCGAAGCGTCCACTCTGTACTTCGGAGGCGGCACGCCCACCATGCTTTCCCCGGGCCAGTGGGAAGACCTGCTGTCATTTCTGGAAGAGAACATTCCCGTTTCACCGTGCGCGGAAATTACGGTGGAGGCGAATCCGGAGTCTTTTTCGGAGAGGCATGCCGCCGTCTGGAAGAAGAGGAGGGTTTCCAGGGTAAGCATCGGCGTCCAGAGTTTTTCGGACGGTGATCTTCTCTGGCTCGGACGCCCCCATGATGCCTCAAAAGCATGCGAAGCCGTCAGGACTGCGGTCCTGGGAGGCTTTTCCGTCAGCGCCGACCTGATGTTCGGGCTGCGGGACCAGACGCTCCGGTCCTGGGCGGGTTCCGTGAAGACTGCACTGGGGCTCGGAGTGGACCATATTTCCCTGTACCAGCTCAGCATTGACGAAGGATGCCGGTGGAATTCCTCCCCCCCTTCCGGAAGAACGGACGGGTATCCTTTCTATAGGTGGAGCCAGTGGTATCTTCCCCGCAAAGGCTTCAGCCAGTATGAAATCGCCAGTTTTTCCCTGCCCGGGCGCCACAGCCGCCACAACACCGCCTACTGGCGGAGGGATCCCGTCCTGGGGCTTGGAGCAGGTGCCTGGGGTTTTCTCGGGGAAAAACGGTACCGGAATGAGGGCAGCCTTGAGGGGTACGCTTCTTCCGTTCGTGCCTTCGGGGGAAGCGTGGCCGGGATGGAGTCGGTCTCAGGGGAGAAGGCTGCCAGGGAAGCAGCTGTGCTTCTGCTCCGGACACAATGGGGCATTCCCTTCGACGCTTTTTCGCACAAATACGGTCAGGCAATACTTGACAGCATTCAGGATACCCTCAGGCGGGAAGCTCCCGCCGATTGTTTTTCGGAAAGCCCGGGCAGCCTTTCGCTGACACCGAAAGGGATGAGGGTCGCAAACGCCCTCTGGAGTCTGATAGTCTAA
- the yedF gene encoding sulfurtransferase-like selenium metabolism protein YedF: protein MAKIDARGKSCPQPVMMTKTHVDSGEKELEIYLDNAVSASNVQRFLEKNGFRVQIIDEDGTITIRGTKGDWPENAVKATEEQQKALQNTAVLIADRVIGGEDQVLGEVLMKGFLGTLSQLSNPPSVVALMNEGVKLALKNTSSCDHLSALRKKGTRILVCGTCTNHFGITADIGAGVISNMFEITEALLSAEKQLTV from the coding sequence ATGGCGAAGATCGACGCCAGGGGCAAAAGCTGCCCCCAGCCGGTCATGATGACCAAAACGCATGTGGACTCGGGAGAAAAGGAACTCGAGATTTACCTCGACAACGCGGTGTCCGCTTCCAACGTCCAGCGTTTTCTTGAAAAAAACGGATTTCGGGTACAGATCATAGACGAGGACGGAACCATTACCATCAGGGGGACGAAAGGCGACTGGCCGGAAAATGCCGTCAAGGCAACGGAAGAACAGCAAAAGGCCTTGCAGAATACGGCCGTCCTGATTGCCGACAGGGTAATCGGAGGAGAAGACCAGGTATTGGGAGAAGTGCTCATGAAGGGCTTCCTCGGAACCCTCTCCCAGCTCTCAAACCCGCCGTCGGTGGTGGCGCTCATGAACGAGGGCGTCAAGCTCGCCCTGAAAAACACGTCATCCTGCGACCATCTCTCCGCTCTTCGGAAGAAGGGAACCAGAATCCTCGTCTGCGGCACCTGCACCAATCATTTCGGCATTACTGCCGATATCGGCGCGGGAGTGATCTCCAACATGTTCGAGATCACGGAAGCCCTTCTTTCCGCCGAGAAGCAGCTTACCGTCTGA
- the selA gene encoding L-seryl-tRNA(Sec) selenium transferase: protein MKAQNAEKNRLRSLPAMDSLLGMPDMEPFLESMGREAVKTVLGDAMDSLRKKILEGEGAEPSAESVLTLALPVLAARAGKSLRPVVNATGVVIHTNLGRSCLAPEARDAVLAVADRYSTLEYDISEGKRGHRSDHVEWLLKEITGADAGLVVNNNAGAVLLMLAGLCAGKEVIVSRGELVEIGGSFRIPDIMAFSGARLVEVGSTNRTHLKDYGNAVTENTAALLKVHPSNFRMEGFTSSVPREELNGLAKERGLLFLEDLGSGTLIDMAPFGLKGEPTVSSCLRAGVDLVTFSGDKMLGGPQIGGLAGKKEIVDRLRSYPLLRALRVDKMTLAAFEATLRLYLSGRHLRIPTLAMLNETGDSLRKKARRLSDKLKRILPAGTVSLTEADDAVGGGAFPAERLPGWAVGIVLESVGSAGTILSLLRTLPVPVIAGARDNVVLLHVRTLLPGDEERICDAFRAIASGR from the coding sequence ATGAAGGCACAGAATGCAGAAAAAAACAGGCTCCGCTCTCTCCCGGCCATGGACAGCCTCCTTGGCATGCCGGACATGGAGCCCTTTCTGGAAAGCATGGGCAGAGAGGCGGTGAAGACAGTCCTTGGGGACGCCATGGACTCCCTCCGGAAAAAAATTCTCGAAGGCGAGGGGGCCGAACCTTCCGCGGAATCCGTCCTGACACTGGCTCTTCCCGTACTTGCCGCCAGGGCCGGAAAAAGTCTCAGGCCGGTAGTGAACGCCACGGGCGTGGTGATTCACACGAACCTCGGCAGGTCATGCCTGGCCCCCGAGGCCAGGGACGCGGTTCTGGCCGTGGCCGACAGGTACAGTACCCTCGAATACGACATTTCCGAAGGCAAGCGGGGGCACAGGAGTGATCACGTGGAATGGCTCCTGAAGGAAATCACCGGTGCCGATGCGGGGCTGGTGGTGAACAACAACGCCGGGGCGGTCCTTCTCATGCTGGCCGGGCTGTGCGCCGGAAAAGAAGTTATCGTCTCCAGGGGGGAACTCGTGGAAATCGGAGGATCCTTCCGCATTCCCGACATAATGGCCTTTTCGGGCGCCCGTCTCGTGGAGGTGGGGTCCACGAACAGAACCCACCTGAAGGATTACGGAAACGCGGTGACGGAAAACACGGCAGCTCTTCTGAAGGTCCACCCGTCGAATTTCCGGATGGAGGGTTTTACCTCCTCGGTCCCGAGAGAAGAGCTTAACGGCCTTGCCAAAGAAAGAGGACTCCTTTTCCTGGAAGACCTGGGGAGCGGAACCCTCATCGACATGGCCCCCTTCGGTCTGAAGGGGGAGCCGACAGTCTCCTCGTGCCTCCGCGCGGGAGTGGACCTTGTGACTTTTTCCGGAGATAAAATGCTCGGCGGACCCCAGATCGGGGGCCTGGCCGGAAAGAAGGAGATTGTGGACAGGCTGCGCAGTTATCCTCTTCTGAGGGCGCTGAGAGTAGACAAGATGACCCTCGCCGCCTTCGAGGCAACCCTCCGCCTCTATCTTTCCGGGAGGCATCTCAGGATTCCGACTCTCGCCATGCTGAATGAAACAGGCGATTCCCTCCGAAAGAAAGCCCGGAGACTCTCTGATAAACTGAAAAGGATTCTCCCGGCGGGTACCGTTTCCCTGACGGAAGCCGATGACGCCGTGGGCGGAGGCGCCTTTCCGGCAGAACGGCTTCCGGGATGGGCAGTGGGAATTGTCCTGGAATCCGTAGGGAGCGCCGGGACGATCCTCTCCCTTCTGAGAACTCTCCCTGTTCCTGTTATAGCAGGCGCCCGGGACAATGTGGTTCTCCTTCACGTCCGCACTCTCCTTCCGGGAGACGAAGAAAGAATCTGCGATGCCTTCAGGGCCATCGCTTCCGGGAGGTGA
- a CDS encoding phosphoribosyltransferase family protein: protein MKGQRTERLIRTAARFLTCPSKQLSLTSLAEDFLVSKTVISDDVAIIDEALSREGMGGISVDRGRTGGASFVPRMAAGVKDTLLKEIMDLLNCEDRFLPGGLVYYSDILFNPHYALRLGYAMASLFSETRPDVVMTSEVKGIPLAIFTAHAMGIPLAVCRFRNRASDGSAVTVHYPTKNGDVKAMYMGTKQLGKGKRVLIVDDFMRGGSTAAGMLLVAKEFGAEVAGTGIFMVSSDPEVKAVSSYKALLRLDGVEKRQPKVALWE from the coding sequence ATGAAAGGACAAAGAACAGAAAGGCTTATCCGCACTGCGGCCAGGTTTTTAACCTGCCCTTCGAAGCAGCTTTCACTGACATCCCTTGCCGAGGACTTCCTTGTGTCGAAGACGGTCATCAGCGATGATGTGGCGATCATCGACGAAGCCCTTTCCCGGGAGGGGATGGGGGGGATCAGCGTCGACCGGGGAAGAACGGGCGGCGCGTCCTTCGTTCCGAGGATGGCGGCGGGGGTCAAGGACACCCTCCTCAAGGAAATAATGGACCTCCTCAACTGCGAAGACCGTTTTCTTCCCGGAGGGCTGGTCTATTACAGCGACATCCTCTTCAACCCCCACTACGCCCTCCGTCTCGGGTACGCCATGGCCTCCCTCTTCAGCGAGACGAGGCCGGACGTGGTCATGACATCCGAAGTCAAGGGCATTCCCCTCGCCATTTTTACCGCCCACGCCATGGGCATTCCCCTGGCGGTATGCCGTTTCCGGAACCGGGCGAGCGACGGATCGGCTGTCACCGTCCATTACCCCACAAAGAACGGCGATGTAAAAGCCATGTACATGGGAACCAAGCAGCTCGGAAAGGGGAAGCGGGTCCTCATAGTTGACGACTTCATGCGCGGCGGCAGTACGGCAGCCGGAATGCTCCTGGTAGCCAAGGAATTCGGTGCTGAGGTTGCGGGAACGGGAATTTTCATGGTTTCCTCTGACCCCGAGGTGAAGGCCGTTTCCTCCTACAAGGCTCTGCTTCGGCTTGACGGCGTGGAAAAGAGACAGCCGAAGGTGGCCCTGTGGGAGTGA
- a CDS encoding pseudouridine synthase: MNEGIRLNRFLAMCGLGARRKVEDIISSGRVKVDGKVVLMPAYRVDEGNEVTVDGSRVQPESKVYVVMNKPAGWVCSVSDPFDPVIAGLLPEKYRSFRLFPVGRLDRETEGLLILTNDGTFAQEVLHPSRRILREYHALLDREINRKSAREWLSGVELDGRLLKPASVLILDREPAGRWVSVVLAEGVKREVRRMAQSLGFEVEVLVRKRIGKMELKELPAGKFVEMSRGELWNAIRSGGSV, encoded by the coding sequence GTGAATGAAGGGATCAGGCTCAACAGGTTCCTGGCCATGTGCGGGCTGGGAGCGAGAAGAAAGGTCGAGGATATCATTTCTTCCGGCCGTGTTAAGGTGGACGGAAAGGTGGTTCTCATGCCGGCATACCGTGTGGACGAAGGAAATGAAGTTACCGTCGACGGCAGCCGTGTTCAGCCTGAAAGCAAAGTGTACGTCGTTATGAACAAGCCTGCGGGCTGGGTCTGTTCCGTCAGCGATCCCTTTGATCCGGTCATAGCCGGCCTGCTTCCGGAAAAGTACCGCTCCTTCCGCCTGTTTCCCGTGGGTCGGCTCGACAGGGAAACAGAAGGCCTGCTGATCCTCACCAATGACGGCACCTTCGCCCAGGAGGTGCTGCACCCCTCCCGGAGAATACTGCGGGAATACCACGCCCTTCTCGACAGGGAAATTAACCGGAAATCCGCCAGGGAGTGGCTTTCCGGCGTGGAGCTCGACGGGCGTCTGCTGAAGCCGGCAAGTGTTCTTATCCTTGACCGGGAACCAGCGGGCAGGTGGGTCTCCGTGGTCCTGGCGGAGGGGGTCAAGCGGGAGGTGCGCCGGATGGCCCAAAGTCTCGGCTTTGAAGTCGAAGTGCTTGTTCGGAAAAGAATTGGTAAAATGGAGCTGAAGGAACTTCCTGCGGGAAAGTTCGTCGAGATGTCCCGCGGGGAACTCTGGAATGCGATCCGGTCGGGGGGAAGCGTTTAG
- a CDS encoding ferredoxin, which yields MRVSINQEECIGCGVCAQVCPEVFSMDEDAGVSKVIRPEGGDCAQEAAESCPVGCIVIEE from the coding sequence ATGCGTGTATCTATTAATCAGGAAGAATGTATCGGCTGTGGTGTATGCGCTCAGGTGTGCCCCGAGGTCTTTTCCATGGACGAAGATGCAGGGGTTTCCAAGGTAATTCGCCCCGAAGGCGGCGATTGCGCTCAGGAAGCTGCCGAGAGCTGCCCTGTGGGCTGCATCGTTATAGAGGAGTAA